The following proteins come from a genomic window of Balearica regulorum gibbericeps isolate bBalReg1 chromosome 9, bBalReg1.pri, whole genome shotgun sequence:
- the EIF4G1 gene encoding eukaryotic translation initiation factor 4 gamma 1 isoform X3, whose translation MNKAPQPTGGAPTAPHPAPSPGLPQSTFPPGQTAPVVFNPAPTSQMNTPSQPRQFPAGPRAIHQQGGFRSLQHFYQNRAQPPASASRVQSNTTARPGPPAHVYPAASQVMMIPSQISYTPSQGAYYIPGQGRSTYVVPTQQYPVQPGAPSFYPGASPTEFGTYAGAYYPAQGVQQFPAGVPTAQVIVSQQPPIPPKRERKTIRIRDPNQGGKDITEEIMSGARTSSTPTPPQAGSGLEPQANGETPHVAVIVRPDDRPKPAPVVSKPVSLEPSKSASPSPPPPLIPEVEPVVLSAVTLVPMEPPVDADTKAELGEAPPDPHKTFSAITTVPGAVELPLVPAPDMDRVATEEEEEEEEVAIPLPEPALQAPVPPEAPPVPIVPPMPAVPLVPAAPSPPPVVPQAPEAPAKPASPSPPPPREEPCSEPTAEANGVIEEAPEMIPEALVCQPALVPAPVPAPTLDSPIAQPEELPLPNGVEGTGKAEPSEEQPESDISPISEPEEPAQPGTPASPPAEEEEEESEGPSEAQERSSSPAPAPSQTSEATAQVAVSVPKKKRRMKELNKKEAVGDLLDAFKESQISDSASEAENKPPASTPAREAEDVAPARPHEESEETWEEKEDKLAPEKGKAADQKYRYKEEQWKPLNPEEKKRYDREFLLGFQFIFASMQKPEGLPQITDVVLDKANKTPLRALDPIRLSGMNCSPDFTPSFANLGRPVMGNRGLPSGLGPRRSQQSQRKEPRKIIATVSLNEDVKLNKAEKAWKPSSKRASEEEDPENIKTQELLRRVRSILNKLTPQMFQQLMKQVMELSIDTEERLKGVIDLVFEKAISEPNFSVAYANMCRCLMGLKVPTTDKPTVTVNFRKLLLNRCQKEFEKDKDDDEIFEKRQKEMDDASAPEEKARMKDELEEARDKARRRSLGNIKFIGELFKLKMLTEAIMHDCVVKLLKNHDEESLECLCRLLTTIGKDLDFEKAKPRMDQYFNQMEKIIKEKKTSSRIRFMLQDVIDLRRNSWVPRRGDQGPKTIDQIHKEAEMEEHREHIKVQQLMSKDKRRGPPGPSSSSGRGSLVADDGWNTVPISKGNRPIDTSRLTKITKPGSIDSNNQLFAPGGRLSWGKGSSGGSGAKPADSASDSGRPATSTLNRFSALQQSTPAESLESRRVVQRSSSSRDRSEKAGDRGDRESRSEKSSDRLERPDRGERADRNRSALTKRSFSKETEDRSREREKQGGPEAVRKAASMTEERDRSRETIKQEPAPPAASPKPALSEEELEKKSKAIIEEYLHINDMKEALQCVQELGSPSSLYIFVQNGIESTLERSTISREHMGVLLCQLVKAGTLSKEQYYKGLREILEIAEDMEIDIPHIWLYLAELITPILQEEGIPMEELFREITKPLVPIGKATTLLVEVLGLLCKGMSQKTAGKLWRDGGLSWKEFLPEDQDVNKFVTEQKLEYTMGDSSDTPSRKELTSEELCKQMDKLLKENPNNQRIHDWIEANLSEQQVSSNTFIRALMTSVCHSAIVFENPYRVDALVIRNQAKLLQKYLRDEQKELQALYALQALVVKLDQPPNLLRMFFDALYDEDVIKEEAFYKWESSKDPAEQQGKGVALKSVTAFFTWLREAEDESDNN comes from the exons ATGAACAAAGCTCCACAGCCCACAGGAGGAGCCCCGACAGCCCCGCACCCTGCCCCTTCTCCCGGACTGCCGCAG tCGACATTCCCACCTGGTCAGACGGCACCTGTGGTTTTTAACCCGGCACCGACCTCACAAATGAATACGCCTTCTCAGCCGCGCCAG TTTCCAGCAGGGCCTCGGGCTATTCACCAGCAG GGAGGATTCAGGTCTCTTCAG CATTTCTACCAGAACAGGGCACAGCCTCCCGCCAGCGCGTCCCGCGTGCAGAGTAACAcgacggcccggcccggcccccctGCCCATGTGTATCCAGCCGCTTCCCAGGTGATGATGATACCCTCCCAGATATCCTACACACCTTCCCAAGGAGCCTATTACATTCCCGGACAG GGTCGCTCCACGTACGTCGTCCCAACCCAACAGTACCCAGTCCAGCCTGGCGCCCCAAGTTTTTACCCTGGAGCCAGCCCCACAGAGTTTGGGACTTACG cgGGTGCTTATTACCCGGCACAGGGGGTACAGCAGTTCCCGGCGGGGGTCCCTACCGCCCAGGTCATTGTGAGCCAGCAGCCGCCTATCCCCCCAAAACGAGAGCGCAAGACG ATCCGGATACGAGACCCCAACCAAGGCGGCAAAGACATCACTGAAGAAATCATGTCTGGAGCAAGGACCTCatccacccccacccctcctcAG GCTGGAAGTGGTTTGGAGCCCCAGGCTAACGGAGAGACCCCCCATGTAGCAGTTATTGTCCGGCCAG ATGACCGCCCGAAGCCTGCGCCGGTGGTGAGCAAGCCCGTTTCCCTGGAGCCCAGCAAGTCGGCGTCTCCGtcgcctccccctcccctcatCCCCGAGGTGGAGCCCGTGGTGCTCTCGGCCGTGACGCTGGTGCCAATGGAGCCCCCCGTGGACGCGGACACTAAAGCAGAGCTGGGCGAGGCGCCGCCCGACCCGCACAAGACGTTTAGCGCCATCACTACAGTGCCAGGGGCTGTGGAGCTGCCCCTCGTGCCCGCACCCGACATGGACAGGGTCGCcacggaggaggaggaggaggaagaggaggttgCCATTCCTCTCCCGGAGCCTGCCCTGCAGGCACCTGTGCCCCCCGAGGCGCCGCCAGTGCCCATTGTCCCCCCGATGCCAGCCGTGCCCCTGGTGCCGGCCGCGCCGTCACCGCCGCCCGTCGTACCGCAGGCCCCCGAAGCACCCGCCAAAcccgcctcccccagccccccgccaCCCCGGGAAGAGCCCTGCTCCGAGCCCACCGCCGAGGCCAACGGGGTCATAGAGGAGGCGCCTGAGATGATCCCCGAGGCGCTCGTGTGCCAGCCGGCGCTGGTGCCTGCACCGGTGCCCGCGCCCACCCTGGACTCCCCCATCGCCCAGCCCGAAGAGCTGCCCCTGCCCAATGGGGTGGAGGGCACTGGCAAAGCGGAGCCGAGCGAGGAGCAGCCCGAGTCGGACATCAGCCCCATCTCGGAGCCTGAggagccagcccagcccggcacccctgcctccccaccggcagaggaggaggaggaggagagcgaAGGCCCCAGTGAGGCCCAGGAGCGGAGCTCgagcccagcccctgccccttcGCAGACCTCAGAGGCGACCGCGCAAG tCGCCGTGTCGGTGCCAAAGAAGAAGCGAAGGATGAAGGAGCTGAACAAGAAGGAGGCAGTAGGCGATTTGCTGGATGCCTTTAAAGAG TCTCAGATCAGCGACAGTGCCTCGGAGGCGGAGAACAAGCCCCCCGCGTCCACCCCTGCCCGCGAAGCGGAGGACGTGGCCCCTGCCCGTCCACACGAAGAGTCGGAAGAGAcgtgggaggagaaagaggacaAGCTGGCCCCGGAGAAGGGCAAGGCTGCCGACCAGAAGTACCGCTACAAGGAAG AGCAATGGAAGCCACTgaaccctgaggagaagaagCGATATGACCGGGAGTTCCTGCTGGGCTTCCAGTTCATCTTTGCCAGTATGCAGAAACCCGAGGGGCTGCCCCAGATCACGGATGTGGTGCTGGACAAG GCCAACAAGACCCCGCTGCGGGCGCTTGACCCTATCCGCCTCAGCGGCATGAACTGCAGTCCTGACTTCACCCCCTCCTTCGCCAACCTCGGCCGGCCTGTCATGGGCAACCGGGGCCTG CCCTCAGGATTGGGTCCCCGCCGCTCTCAGCAGAGCCAGAGGAAGGAACCCCGTAAAATCATTGCCACTGTGTCCCTCAATGAGGATGTCAAGCTGAACAAAGCTGAGAAGGCCTGGAAACCCAGCAGCAAGCGTGCCTCTGAGGAGGAAGATCCTGAGAACATCAAGACgcag GAACTGCTCCGCCGTGTCCGCAGCATCCTCAACAAGCTGACACCCCAGATGTTCCAGCAGCTGATGAAGCAGGTGATGGAGTTGTCCATCGACACGGAGGAGCGGCTCAAGGGTGTCATCGACCTCGTCTTCGAGAAGGCCATCTCAGAGCCAAACTTCTCTGTTGCCTATGCTAACATGTGCCGTTGCCTTATGGGG ctcaAAGTGCCCACAACAGACAAGCCCACAGTGACTGTGAACTTCCGCAAGCTGCTGCTCAACCGCTGCCAGAAGGAGTTTGAGAAGGATAAGGACGACGACGAGATCTTTGAGAAGCGGCAGAAGGAGATGGACGATGCCAGTGCT cctgaggagaAGGCGCGCATGAAGGACGAGCTGGAGGAGGCACGGGACAAGGCCCGCCGGCGATCCCTGGGCAACATCAAGTTCATCGGAGAGCTCTTCAAACTGAAGATGTTAACAGAGGCCATCATGCACGACTGCGTGGTGAAGCTGCTCAAAAACCATGATGAGGAGTCTCTTGAGTGCCTTTGCCGCCTGCTTACCACCATTGGCAAGGACTTGGACTTTGAGAAGGCCAAG CCCAGGATGGACCAGTACTTCAATCAGATGGAGAAGATCATCAAAGAGAAGAAGACATCATCCCGAATCCGTTTCATGCTGCAGGATGTGATTGACCTCAGACGG aatAGCTGGGTGCCTCGGCGAGGAGATCAGGGCCCCAAAACCATCGACCAGATCCACAAGGAAGCAGAGATGGAGGAGCATCGGGAACACATCAAAGTGCAGCAGCTCATGTCAAAAGACAAGAGGAGAGGACCCCCCGGGCCATCCTCCAGCA GTGGGCGTGGGAGCCTGGTCGCAGATGATGGCTGGAACACGGTGCCCATCAGCAAGGGCAACCGGCCCATTGACACCAGTCGGCTAACAAAGATCACCAAG cctggATCCATTGACTCCAACAACCAGCTCTTTGCGCCGGGCGGGCGGCTGAGCTGGGGCAAAGGCAGCAGCGGAGGGTCTGGCGCGAAGCCTGCAGATTCAG CATCTGATTCAGGGCGACCGGCCACGAGCACCTTGAACCGCTTCTCAGCGCTCCAGCAGTCGACACCTGCCGAGAGCCTGGAGTCCCGCCGCGTGGTGCAGAG gagcagctccagccgTGACAGGTCAGAGAaggctggggacagaggggaccGGGAGTCACGTTCAGAGAAGAGCAGCGACCGCCTGGAGCGTCCTGACCGGGGGGAGCGGGCAGACAGGAACAGGTCTGCCCTCACCAAGAGGAGCTTCAGCAAAGAGACAGAGGACAGGAGCCGAGAACGGGAGAAGCAGGGCGGCCCCGAGGCCGTGCGCAAGGCTGCAAGCATGACGGAGGAACGGGACAGAAGCCGAGAGACCA TTAAGCAAGAACCAGCACCTCCCGCAGCATCCCCCAAGCCTGCGCTGTcagaagaggagctggagaagaaatCCAAGGCAATCATAGAGGAATACCTGCACATCAACGACATGAAG GAGGCCCTGCAGTGCgtgcaggagctgggcagccccTCCTCGCTCTACATCTTTGTGCAGAATGGTATTGAGTCCACGCTGGAGAGGAGCACCATCTCCCGTGAGCACATGGGGGTCCTGCTGTGCCAGCTGGTGAAGGCGGGCACGCTCTCCAAGGAGCAGTACTACAAAGG gcTGCGGGAGATACTGGAGATTGCAGAAGACATGGAGATCGACATCCCGCACATCTGGCTGTACCTGGCCGAACTTATCACCCCCATCCTGCAAGAGGAAGGCATCCCCATGGAGGAGCTGTTCAG GGAGATAACGAAGCCTCTGGTGCCCATTGGGAAGGCCACCACGCTGCTGGTTGAGGTGCTGGGCTTGTTGTGCAAGGGCATG AGCCAGAAGACCGCAGGCAAGCTGTGGCGGGACGGGGGCCTGAGCTGGAAGGAGTTCCTGCCAGAGGACCAGGATGTTAACAAGTTTGTCACAGAACAG AAATTAGAGTACACGATGGGGGACAGCTCGGACACGCCGAGCCGCAAGGAGCTGACCTCAGAGGAGCTGTGCAAGCAAATGGAcaaactgctgaaggagaacCCGAACAACCAAAGAATACATGACTGGATCGAG gcCAACCTGAGTGAGCAGCAGGTCTCGTCCAACACATTTATCAGGGCCCTGATGACGTCCGTGTGCCACTCGGCCATCGTCT TCGAGAACCCCTACCGTGTGGATGCCCTGGTCATCCGCAACCAAGccaagctgctgcagaagtaCCTGCGGGACGAGCAGAAGGAGCTCCAGGCACTCTACGCCCTGCAAGCCTTGGTGGTGAAGTTGGACCAGCCTCCCA ACCTGTTGCGGATGTTCTTTGATGCCCTCTACGATGAGGACGTCATCAAGGAGGAGGCTTTCTACAAGTGGGAGTCTAGCAAGGACCCAGCCGAGCAGCAGGGCAAAGGGGTGGCTCTCAAATCGGTGACGGCCTTTTTCACCTGGCTCCGGGAAGCTGAGGATGAGTCGGACAACAACTGA
- the EIF4G1 gene encoding eukaryotic translation initiation factor 4 gamma 1 isoform X7: protein MSWVGWTQVAPQHFYQNRAQPPASASRVQSNTTARPGPPAHVYPAASQVMMIPSQISYTPSQGAYYIPGQGRSTYVVPTQQYPVQPGAPSFYPGASPTEFGTYAGAYYPAQGVQQFPAGVPTAQVIVSQQPPIPPKRERKTIRIRDPNQGGKDITEEIMSGARTSSTPTPPQAGSGLEPQANGETPHVAVIVRPDDRPKPAPVVSKPVSLEPSKSASPSPPPPLIPEVEPVVLSAVTLVPMEPPVDADTKAELGEAPPDPHKTFSAITTVPGAVELPLVPAPDMDRVATEEEEEEEEVAIPLPEPALQAPVPPEAPPVPIVPPMPAVPLVPAAPSPPPVVPQAPEAPAKPASPSPPPPREEPCSEPTAEANGVIEEAPEMIPEALVCQPALVPAPVPAPTLDSPIAQPEELPLPNGVEGTGKAEPSEEQPESDISPISEPEEPAQPGTPASPPAEEEEEESEGPSEAQERSSSPAPAPSQTSEATAQVAVSVPKKKRRMKELNKKEAVGDLLDAFKESQISDSASEAENKPPASTPAREAEDVAPARPHEESEETWEEKEDKLAPEKGKAADQKYRYKEEQWKPLNPEEKKRYDREFLLGFQFIFASMQKPEGLPQITDVVLDKPCVPSQANKTPLRALDPIRLSGMNCSPDFTPSFANLGRPVMGNRGLPSGLGPRRSQQSQRKEPRKIIATVSLNEDVKLNKAEKAWKPSSKRASEEEDPENIKTQELLRRVRSILNKLTPQMFQQLMKQVMELSIDTEERLKGVIDLVFEKAISEPNFSVAYANMCRCLMGLKVPTTDKPTVTVNFRKLLLNRCQKEFEKDKDDDEIFEKRQKEMDDASAPEEKARMKDELEEARDKARRRSLGNIKFIGELFKLKMLTEAIMHDCVVKLLKNHDEESLECLCRLLTTIGKDLDFEKAKPRMDQYFNQMEKIIKEKKTSSRIRFMLQDVIDLRRNSWVPRRGDQGPKTIDQIHKEAEMEEHREHIKVQQLMSKDKRRGPPGPSSSSGRGSLVADDGWNTVPISKGNRPIDTSRLTKITKPGSIDSNNQLFAPGGRLSWGKGSSGGSGAKPADSASDSGRPATSTLNRFSALQQSTPAESLESRRVVQRSSSSRDRSEKAGDRGDRESRSEKSSDRLERPDRGERADRNRSALTKRSFSKETEDRSREREKQGGPEAVRKAASMTEERDRSRETIKQEPAPPAASPKPALSEEELEKKSKAIIEEYLHINDMKEALQCVQELGSPSSLYIFVQNGIESTLERSTISREHMGVLLCQLVKAGTLSKEQYYKGLREILEIAEDMEIDIPHIWLYLAELITPILQEEGIPMEELFREITKPLVPIGKATTLLVEVLGLLCKGMSQKTAGKLWRDGGLSWKEFLPEDQDVNKFVTEQKLEYTMGDSSDTPSRKELTSEELCKQMDKLLKENPNNQRIHDWIEANLSEQQVSSNTFIRALMTSVCHSAIVFENPYRVDALVIRNQAKLLQKYLRDEQKELQALYALQALVVKLDQPPNLLRMFFDALYDEDVIKEEAFYKWESSKDPAEQQGKGVALKSVTAFFTWLREAEDESDNN, encoded by the exons ATGAGCTGGGTCGGGTGGACCCAAGTGGCCCCACAG CATTTCTACCAGAACAGGGCACAGCCTCCCGCCAGCGCGTCCCGCGTGCAGAGTAACAcgacggcccggcccggcccccctGCCCATGTGTATCCAGCCGCTTCCCAGGTGATGATGATACCCTCCCAGATATCCTACACACCTTCCCAAGGAGCCTATTACATTCCCGGACAG GGTCGCTCCACGTACGTCGTCCCAACCCAACAGTACCCAGTCCAGCCTGGCGCCCCAAGTTTTTACCCTGGAGCCAGCCCCACAGAGTTTGGGACTTACG cgGGTGCTTATTACCCGGCACAGGGGGTACAGCAGTTCCCGGCGGGGGTCCCTACCGCCCAGGTCATTGTGAGCCAGCAGCCGCCTATCCCCCCAAAACGAGAGCGCAAGACG ATCCGGATACGAGACCCCAACCAAGGCGGCAAAGACATCACTGAAGAAATCATGTCTGGAGCAAGGACCTCatccacccccacccctcctcAG GCTGGAAGTGGTTTGGAGCCCCAGGCTAACGGAGAGACCCCCCATGTAGCAGTTATTGTCCGGCCAG ATGACCGCCCGAAGCCTGCGCCGGTGGTGAGCAAGCCCGTTTCCCTGGAGCCCAGCAAGTCGGCGTCTCCGtcgcctccccctcccctcatCCCCGAGGTGGAGCCCGTGGTGCTCTCGGCCGTGACGCTGGTGCCAATGGAGCCCCCCGTGGACGCGGACACTAAAGCAGAGCTGGGCGAGGCGCCGCCCGACCCGCACAAGACGTTTAGCGCCATCACTACAGTGCCAGGGGCTGTGGAGCTGCCCCTCGTGCCCGCACCCGACATGGACAGGGTCGCcacggaggaggaggaggaggaagaggaggttgCCATTCCTCTCCCGGAGCCTGCCCTGCAGGCACCTGTGCCCCCCGAGGCGCCGCCAGTGCCCATTGTCCCCCCGATGCCAGCCGTGCCCCTGGTGCCGGCCGCGCCGTCACCGCCGCCCGTCGTACCGCAGGCCCCCGAAGCACCCGCCAAAcccgcctcccccagccccccgccaCCCCGGGAAGAGCCCTGCTCCGAGCCCACCGCCGAGGCCAACGGGGTCATAGAGGAGGCGCCTGAGATGATCCCCGAGGCGCTCGTGTGCCAGCCGGCGCTGGTGCCTGCACCGGTGCCCGCGCCCACCCTGGACTCCCCCATCGCCCAGCCCGAAGAGCTGCCCCTGCCCAATGGGGTGGAGGGCACTGGCAAAGCGGAGCCGAGCGAGGAGCAGCCCGAGTCGGACATCAGCCCCATCTCGGAGCCTGAggagccagcccagcccggcacccctgcctccccaccggcagaggaggaggaggaggagagcgaAGGCCCCAGTGAGGCCCAGGAGCGGAGCTCgagcccagcccctgccccttcGCAGACCTCAGAGGCGACCGCGCAAG tCGCCGTGTCGGTGCCAAAGAAGAAGCGAAGGATGAAGGAGCTGAACAAGAAGGAGGCAGTAGGCGATTTGCTGGATGCCTTTAAAGAG TCTCAGATCAGCGACAGTGCCTCGGAGGCGGAGAACAAGCCCCCCGCGTCCACCCCTGCCCGCGAAGCGGAGGACGTGGCCCCTGCCCGTCCACACGAAGAGTCGGAAGAGAcgtgggaggagaaagaggacaAGCTGGCCCCGGAGAAGGGCAAGGCTGCCGACCAGAAGTACCGCTACAAGGAAG AGCAATGGAAGCCACTgaaccctgaggagaagaagCGATATGACCGGGAGTTCCTGCTGGGCTTCCAGTTCATCTTTGCCAGTATGCAGAAACCCGAGGGGCTGCCCCAGATCACGGATGTGGTGCTGGACAAG CCCTGTGTACCTTCGCAGGCCAACAAGACCCCGCTGCGGGCGCTTGACCCTATCCGCCTCAGCGGCATGAACTGCAGTCCTGACTTCACCCCCTCCTTCGCCAACCTCGGCCGGCCTGTCATGGGCAACCGGGGCCTG CCCTCAGGATTGGGTCCCCGCCGCTCTCAGCAGAGCCAGAGGAAGGAACCCCGTAAAATCATTGCCACTGTGTCCCTCAATGAGGATGTCAAGCTGAACAAAGCTGAGAAGGCCTGGAAACCCAGCAGCAAGCGTGCCTCTGAGGAGGAAGATCCTGAGAACATCAAGACgcag GAACTGCTCCGCCGTGTCCGCAGCATCCTCAACAAGCTGACACCCCAGATGTTCCAGCAGCTGATGAAGCAGGTGATGGAGTTGTCCATCGACACGGAGGAGCGGCTCAAGGGTGTCATCGACCTCGTCTTCGAGAAGGCCATCTCAGAGCCAAACTTCTCTGTTGCCTATGCTAACATGTGCCGTTGCCTTATGGGG ctcaAAGTGCCCACAACAGACAAGCCCACAGTGACTGTGAACTTCCGCAAGCTGCTGCTCAACCGCTGCCAGAAGGAGTTTGAGAAGGATAAGGACGACGACGAGATCTTTGAGAAGCGGCAGAAGGAGATGGACGATGCCAGTGCT cctgaggagaAGGCGCGCATGAAGGACGAGCTGGAGGAGGCACGGGACAAGGCCCGCCGGCGATCCCTGGGCAACATCAAGTTCATCGGAGAGCTCTTCAAACTGAAGATGTTAACAGAGGCCATCATGCACGACTGCGTGGTGAAGCTGCTCAAAAACCATGATGAGGAGTCTCTTGAGTGCCTTTGCCGCCTGCTTACCACCATTGGCAAGGACTTGGACTTTGAGAAGGCCAAG CCCAGGATGGACCAGTACTTCAATCAGATGGAGAAGATCATCAAAGAGAAGAAGACATCATCCCGAATCCGTTTCATGCTGCAGGATGTGATTGACCTCAGACGG aatAGCTGGGTGCCTCGGCGAGGAGATCAGGGCCCCAAAACCATCGACCAGATCCACAAGGAAGCAGAGATGGAGGAGCATCGGGAACACATCAAAGTGCAGCAGCTCATGTCAAAAGACAAGAGGAGAGGACCCCCCGGGCCATCCTCCAGCA GTGGGCGTGGGAGCCTGGTCGCAGATGATGGCTGGAACACGGTGCCCATCAGCAAGGGCAACCGGCCCATTGACACCAGTCGGCTAACAAAGATCACCAAG cctggATCCATTGACTCCAACAACCAGCTCTTTGCGCCGGGCGGGCGGCTGAGCTGGGGCAAAGGCAGCAGCGGAGGGTCTGGCGCGAAGCCTGCAGATTCAG CATCTGATTCAGGGCGACCGGCCACGAGCACCTTGAACCGCTTCTCAGCGCTCCAGCAGTCGACACCTGCCGAGAGCCTGGAGTCCCGCCGCGTGGTGCAGAG gagcagctccagccgTGACAGGTCAGAGAaggctggggacagaggggaccGGGAGTCACGTTCAGAGAAGAGCAGCGACCGCCTGGAGCGTCCTGACCGGGGGGAGCGGGCAGACAGGAACAGGTCTGCCCTCACCAAGAGGAGCTTCAGCAAAGAGACAGAGGACAGGAGCCGAGAACGGGAGAAGCAGGGCGGCCCCGAGGCCGTGCGCAAGGCTGCAAGCATGACGGAGGAACGGGACAGAAGCCGAGAGACCA TTAAGCAAGAACCAGCACCTCCCGCAGCATCCCCCAAGCCTGCGCTGTcagaagaggagctggagaagaaatCCAAGGCAATCATAGAGGAATACCTGCACATCAACGACATGAAG GAGGCCCTGCAGTGCgtgcaggagctgggcagccccTCCTCGCTCTACATCTTTGTGCAGAATGGTATTGAGTCCACGCTGGAGAGGAGCACCATCTCCCGTGAGCACATGGGGGTCCTGCTGTGCCAGCTGGTGAAGGCGGGCACGCTCTCCAAGGAGCAGTACTACAAAGG gcTGCGGGAGATACTGGAGATTGCAGAAGACATGGAGATCGACATCCCGCACATCTGGCTGTACCTGGCCGAACTTATCACCCCCATCCTGCAAGAGGAAGGCATCCCCATGGAGGAGCTGTTCAG GGAGATAACGAAGCCTCTGGTGCCCATTGGGAAGGCCACCACGCTGCTGGTTGAGGTGCTGGGCTTGTTGTGCAAGGGCATG AGCCAGAAGACCGCAGGCAAGCTGTGGCGGGACGGGGGCCTGAGCTGGAAGGAGTTCCTGCCAGAGGACCAGGATGTTAACAAGTTTGTCACAGAACAG AAATTAGAGTACACGATGGGGGACAGCTCGGACACGCCGAGCCGCAAGGAGCTGACCTCAGAGGAGCTGTGCAAGCAAATGGAcaaactgctgaaggagaacCCGAACAACCAAAGAATACATGACTGGATCGAG gcCAACCTGAGTGAGCAGCAGGTCTCGTCCAACACATTTATCAGGGCCCTGATGACGTCCGTGTGCCACTCGGCCATCGTCT TCGAGAACCCCTACCGTGTGGATGCCCTGGTCATCCGCAACCAAGccaagctgctgcagaagtaCCTGCGGGACGAGCAGAAGGAGCTCCAGGCACTCTACGCCCTGCAAGCCTTGGTGGTGAAGTTGGACCAGCCTCCCA ACCTGTTGCGGATGTTCTTTGATGCCCTCTACGATGAGGACGTCATCAAGGAGGAGGCTTTCTACAAGTGGGAGTCTAGCAAGGACCCAGCCGAGCAGCAGGGCAAAGGGGTGGCTCTCAAATCGGTGACGGCCTTTTTCACCTGGCTCCGGGAAGCTGAGGATGAGTCGGACAACAACTGA